DNA sequence from the Candidatus Gracilibacteria bacterium genome:
TCTTTTCGAATCAAATACATGGCAATTTGTCTCGGCAATAAAATTTCTTTTTTGCGCACCGGCCCGATAAGATCACTTTTAGTCAGCTTAAAATAATCCGCCACAATCGAAATCACCTCATCCGGCGTCTTGGCCAACGATTTATGTTCTCGCCCATCGTCCACCACAGCAAATTCCCCTCCTCGATTTAATTTTTTCAAAATTCCGGCCACAGACCGAACCGTGGGCGTGATTTGCTCCAACTCATATTGCGCAATCGCCTGCATCAAAACGCCCTCCAACTCACGAATGCTGTGATGCACATTGTACGCGATAAAATCCAAAACCTCGGTCGGGAGCAAAACCTGATGTTCTCGACATTTAGCCTGCAAAATCGCCAACCGCGTTTCATAATCCGGAAACTGCACATCCACAATCATTCCCATTTCAAACCGGCTGATCAACCGATCCTGAATATCCTTCAACTCCTTGGGCGGCCGATCCGCGCTGATAATAATCTGTTTATTGGCATCGTAGAGTTCATTGAACGTATGAAAAAATTCCTCCTGCGTCCGTTCCTTATGCGCCAAAAACTGAATGTCATCGATGATCAAACAATCCACATGGCGATAACGAGCTTTAAAATCTTTGGCTCCCTGTTTTCGAATCGCTTCCACAATCTCATTCGTAAACCGTTCGGAGGTCATATAAATCACCACGGCATTCGGATTGCGATGTAAAATTTCATTTCCGGTGCCCTGCAAAAGATGGGTTTTCCCCAACCCCACGTCTCCATACACAAACAACGGGTTGTACGCACCTCCGGGACGACGCCCAACCGCCAAACATGCGGCATGAGCCAATCGATTTTCAGATCCAATAATAAAATTATCGAGCGTGTATTTGGAATTGAGCGCTTTACTACGAACGCCCTCGTTGGTCACGGTGTATTCTTCTTTATTGCGAACTTTTTTCACGTTTTTTAATCCCTTCAACACCGAATTTACATCCACGGACCGCAAATCATCAGGTTGGCCCAACTTTCCATCCACTTCATAATGAATGCGCTTGATCGTAGAATCGAGAGACTGAATGGCTTCAAAAAGAAGGCTATGATTGCGATTCGCCACCCAATCTCGAGAAAGAGTGATCGGAAAACCCACCGTAATCGTCTCCCCTTCTCGTTTCACAATCGCGGTGTGCTGAAACCACGTCAAAAAATCCGAACGCTTAATCTTGGGCTCGAGCGCGGTCAAAACTTGGATCCAAAAATCGCGAAAAGAATCGGACATAAAATTCAAGGGTGACAGGGATCCTATAATACTGAGCCACTCAAATCGAAACAAGAGAAAATTATACAAAACGATAGATGTGACTTAACCCGCATGCCTCAAATGCTGATTCCATGCTAAACGAGAATCATTAAGATATCTATTCAAATTGCGAACAGAATCTTCCTGAGTAGATCGAGCTTGGCTCGTCCAACTCACCACCGATTTTTGCCCTCTATCTTCATAAAGATTAAAATATGTTCTATGAATACTTTGGGAAGTAACCTCTAACCGCAATGACCCAATCGATCCGCATGTACTTAAAAAATCAAAAAAAAGTCTTAGAACAGATGGAGACCCGGATAAATACCCTTCCAGCGGCTTGCCTGGTTCTGGATTCTCTAACATAAAAAAAAATTTTCTGCTTCGGGATTCTGGGTTTGAAAAAGTCTTATTAAAGAGTCCATTTTCTCTGGAATGCGATCTTCTAGGGACTTTAACTCTTCCATTTTAAAAAAAGTTAAAAAAATTAATGTACCTAATCTCTATCAAAAAATATTTACTAAATCAAGCAAATAATCGGCCCAAGTCCTGAAACGTCACCAAAAAGAGCACCATGATCAGCAACCAAAACCCAAAAAAATGCAGCCAATTCTCGAATTTAGCAGGAACGGGTTTGCCACGAATTCCTTCCAGCAATAAGAAGAAAAGTCGCCCGCCATCGAGCGCCGGAAACGGAAATAAATTGATCACTCCCAAACTCAACGACAACAACGCAGTAAAACGAATCAAGGCAACCCATCCTTCATCCACATGAGTACCTGTCATTTGCGCAATCCCCACAGGCCCGGAAACCCCTTCCGGCACTTGAGCGGTCATAAAAATCTTAGAAAAAACACCCGCCGTCATCTTGGCCGTGTACCACGTCACTTGCTTCATCTCATGAAACGCCACAAACGGAGCATCGAACCAAGAATAACGAACATTTTCAATCGAGAGAATCGACGCGGTTTCAATCCCATCATAATAAGAAAAAGGAAGATTTAAAGATTCAAAAACCGAGCTCAAATACACCCCAATCAATCCCGTGTCTTCATTTCGTGTCATGGTCAAAATCACCACCTCAACCCCGCGCTGAACCTCATATTGAACCGTTTCCAATTCACTTGCCTCCACAATGGCCAACGCATTTTCCGCGGTATAAACCTCAATCCCATCCACTCGAAGCAAAAGATCCCCTTCCAAAACTCCCGCTTCCTCAGCCGGAGAATCTGAAAGCACATCCGAAATCAAAACCCGACGGGTCACGGGCAGCGGCCAATCGACACGTTGAGTTTCCCCGTTTCGAACAAATTCAAAAATAACGCTGTGAGTCGAGCCCCCCACATTCGCCTGTGCCAACATCCCGGCCAAATCCTCTGCGTAAAAAACCGCTTCCCCATTGATGGAAAGAATCCTATCCCCGATCTGCAAAGGAGCTCCCGCCTCCACTGAGATCAATTCCACCCGAGGCAATTCAAGCAAATCAAACGCCAATCCAGGAGAAGAAAACTCCGCATCCGGCATGAACGTTTTATCATTCAATGTAAAACCCTCGTCCGAATCCATTAACGTCAAAAAAGTATCCATATTCATACTCGAAATCGGCAATTCATTCACCGTTAAAATCCGATCTCCTTCCTTAAATCCATTCAATTCGGCCCAAGATCCCTCGTCCACTTTATCCACCAAAACCCCGTCCACCACCTTAATTTGATGCGAAGCGATGCTCGCCAAAAGCCCATCCCCAGTCACAATCAACGGCTGCATGCCCACACCAAATCCGATGGAAAACAACAACCACGCAAACACAAAATTCATCACCACTCCGGCCACCACCACGGTAATACGTTGCCACACGGTTTTATGCGCAAAATTCTTGGGATTGAAGCGTTTTAAAGAAATTCGTCCCGCGTCTTCGCCCAACATTTTTACAAACCCGCCAAACGGAATCCAATTGAATGAATAAAGCGTTTCACCCCACTTTTTTCCCCAGATCCTCGGTGGCAATCCCAACCCAAACTCTTCGACCTTAATCCCCTGTCGTTTGGCCATAAAAAAATGACCGCATTCGTGAACCAAAATCAACGCGGAAAAAATAACGAGAAAGGCGAGAACAGTGAGAAGGAAATGCATGGAAGAATGAACAATGGCTAATGATCAATAACTAATGTCACCCTGAGCCTGTCGAATGGGTGACCTCACAAAGAAGCTTACTGGTGAATGTGTGGTTCGACAAGCTCACCACGACATATACTTCCTAACCCCCTCCCTTAAACCGTCATCACTCCCTCTTCTTTGGCCTTGGCCATTTCCATGATCTTGGCATTGGCCTCATCCACTTTGGTTTGAAGTTGTTTCTGTGCACCGGTTTCTTCATCTTCACTGATTTGTTTGTTTTGCTTCATCTCCTTAAACTTGGAATGTGCGGTCTGACGAATATTGCGCACCGAAATGCGCGTGTTTTCCGCAAGCGTGTTCACCACTTTCACCAAATCGCGACGACGCTCTTCTGTGAGAGCCGGGATATTGAGCAAAATCGCTATTCCACGATTCACCGGATTGAGTCCGAGGTCCGACACCTGAATCGCTTTTTCCACCG
Encoded proteins:
- the dnaA gene encoding chromosomal replication initiator protein DnaA, with the protein product MSDSFRDFWIQVLTALEPKIKRSDFLTWFQHTAIVKREGETITVGFPITLSRDWVANRNHSLLFEAIQSLDSTIKRIHYEVDGKLGQPDDLRSVDVNSVLKGLKNVKKVRNKEEYTVTNEGVRSKALNSKYTLDNFIIGSENRLAHAACLAVGRRPGGAYNPLFVYGDVGLGKTHLLQGTGNEILHRNPNAVVIYMTSERFTNEIVEAIRKQGAKDFKARYRHVDCLIIDDIQFLAHKERTQEEFFHTFNELYDANKQIIISADRPPKELKDIQDRLISRFEMGMIVDVQFPDYETRLAILQAKCREHQVLLPTEVLDFIAYNVHHSIRELEGVLMQAIAQYELEQITPTVRSVAGILKKLNRGGEFAVVDDGREHKSLAKTPDEVISIVADYFKLTKSDLIGPVRKKEILLPRQIAMYLIRKDLAASLEQIGEEFARNHTTVMHSIEKVIKLLRKDHKVVRDVNALKQEMGL
- the rseP gene encoding RIP metalloprotease RseP, with translation MHFLLTVLAFLVIFSALILVHECGHFFMAKRQGIKVEEFGLGLPPRIWGKKWGETLYSFNWIPFGGFVKMLGEDAGRISLKRFNPKNFAHKTVWQRITVVVAGVVMNFVFAWLLFSIGFGVGMQPLIVTGDGLLASIASHQIKVVDGVLVDKVDEGSWAELNGFKEGDRILTVNELPISSMNMDTFLTLMDSDEGFTLNDKTFMPDAEFSSPGLAFDLLELPRVELISVEAGAPLQIGDRILSINGEAVFYAEDLAGMLAQANVGGSTHSVIFEFVRNGETQRVDWPLPVTRRVLISDVLSDSPAEEAGVLEGDLLLRVDGIEVYTAENALAIVEASELETVQYEVQRGVEVVILTMTRNEDTGLIGVYLSSVFESLNLPFSYYDGIETASILSIENVRYSWFDAPFVAFHEMKQVTWYTAKMTAGVFSKIFMTAQVPEGVSGPVGIAQMTGTHVDEGWVALIRFTALLSLSLGVINLFPFPALDGGRLFFLLLEGIRGKPVPAKFENWLHFFGFWLLIMVLFLVTFQDLGRLFAGFSKYFLIEIRYINFFNFF
- the frr gene encoding ribosome recycling factor gives rise to the protein MLTDPVIAIAVAEFEKVLNHLKEEFSRLQVGRANAALVEHVMVEAYGSVQPLKNVASISVPDAKTIQIQPWDRSILSAVEKAIQVSDLGLNPVNRGIAILLNIPALTEERRRDLVKVVNTLAENTRISVRNIRQTAHSKFKEMKQNKQISEDEETGAQKQLQTKVDEANAKIMEMAKAKEEGVMTV